In Oncorhynchus masou masou isolate Uvic2021 chromosome 31, UVic_Omas_1.1, whole genome shotgun sequence, the sequence gaagcacagccgagaactGCCCAGtaacatgagcctaccagacgagctaaataacttctatgctcgcttcgaggcaagtagcGCTGACACATGCATGagcgcatcagctgttccggaagactgtgatcacgctctccacagctgATGTAAGACGTTTAAACAGGCCAACATTCACTAGGCCGCAGGGCCtaatggattaccaggacgttaactccgagcatgcgctgaacTGGCAAGTGTCTACGCTGAcactttcaacctctccctgtcggagtctgcaatgccaacatgtttcaagcagaccaccatagtccctgtgcccaagaacacggcggtaacctgcctaaatgactactgacccgtagcactcacgtctgtagccataaagtgcttttgaaaggctggtcactgCGCACATCAACTCCATTATCCCAGAacccctagacccactcaaatttgcataccgcccaaacagatccacagatgatgcgatctctatagcactccacactgccatttcccacctgaatgctattcattgactacagctcagcattcaacaccagtgccctcaaagctcatcactaagctaaggaccctgggactaaacacctccctcagcaactggatcctggacttcctgacgggccgcccccaggtggtaaggataggcaACAACGCATCCTCCATGCTGATCCTAagcaccactgttgtgtcatcggaaaacttaatgatggttttggagttgtgcctggccgtgcagtcataagtgtacagggagtacaggagggaactgagcacactaagggtgcatgctcagtcccctcctgtactctgctCACTCATGacagcacgactccaacatcaagtttgctgatgacacaacagtggtaggcctgattaccaacaacgaggagacagcctatagggaggaggtcagagacctgactgtgtggtgcaaggacaaaaacctctccttcaacgtgatcaagaccaagcagattgtggactacaggaaaaggaggaccgagcacgcccccattaacatcgacgggtagtagtggagtaggttgagagcttcatgttccttggcgtccacatcaccaacaaactaacatggttcaaGCACACCAAGAGAGTTGTGAAGCGGGCACGACTAAACCTGTTCTCCCTCAAGAGACTGGAagtatttggcatgggtcctcagatcctcaaagttctacagccaTCGAGAgcttcctgactggttgcatcactgcctagtatggcaacttctcggcctctgaccgcaaggcacgacagagggcagtgtgtacggcccagtacatcactggggtcaagctgcctgccatccaggacctctaccaggcggtgtcaggaaGGCCCTAATAATGTtcaatgactccagccaccctagtcatagactttctctgctactgcatggcaagtggtgccggagtgccaagtctaggtccaagaggcttctaaacagcttctaccccctaatcaaatggctacccaggcaatttgcattgccccccacgttgctgctactctgttattgtCTAAGCATAGACACTttaactctacccacatgtacatatttCTTCGATACCGGTGCCCCTTGTATTTAGCCACATTGTTATtttgctgctgctctttaattatttgttattcttatcgcttattttctgtatatttttttaatggcattgttggttaagggcttgtaagtaagcatttcactgttaggtctacaccagttgtattcctTGCATGTTGAAgcatacaattttattttaataGCCTACAGCCAAACTCTGACCATAGATAACAAGCAAAGATTTCCTGATATGCCATTAAAACCAGCATTTATTCTACTATCCAAAGGCAGTAAGGCACAATCCTTGTTACATTTTTAGATATTCCCTCTAAGTTTCTACAATTAAGCTGTATATCCATCCCTGTTGCATAAATTAAAACACTTGCACCAGGTGTGTgttttagaatggtgttctctCATAATAGCATTTTGGAACTTTCACGCAAATGGCTGAGATGAGGGAACACATTGCTGCTCTTGTAATGTAAATTATTCATAGTTTATCCATTTTTAAGTATGGCACCACTGCCTTATGCACTTTTGCAGCACAAAGGTGTTTAGGGACCAGGGAGAGAATGCAAGAACTTTAAACTATTTTTGAATCAAAATTTCCAGTTTTACGGGTTTGTAAGTTAATAGAAGGTTGTGAAAACAACCCAACATTTCTGCTAAGATTTCAGTTTAGCTTGGATGCATATTGTATGTGGTTTGAAATAGTATCAATCTTTATCAGCAAGTTTATCGTAACTGCACATTTactcaagatgctgaaagaatTCATGTTTCTTCACTCGTGTTCCTGAATAACGATTAAGCTTACATTTTGGTGTATCACTTTACTGCAAGAAATGGTCTAGATTTCAGTTCCCCTTTAACACcgctgaacagtaggctacagttccaTTAACGTGCCATAGGCCtgcgtgccttcagaaagtattcatacactgGCTTATTCCACgcttttgttacagcctgaattcaaaatctaTTAAACAGTCTCCCTCATCTACAccgtaccccataatgtcaaacttAACCATTTTTTTTGGTTGGCATTTCTGCCTGCATTTGGCTTAAGGGTGGACGATATGAAGTAAAATTCAAATCACTATTTTCCACTGTCCGCACTAACAATGTTTAAAAATATtgaggggcagaatgacagattttccccttgtcagctcaggggatccaatcttgcagccttatagttaactagtccaacgcaataacgacctgcctctctctcgttgcactccacaaggagactgcctgttatgcaaatgcagtaagccaaggtaagttgctagctagcattaaacttatcttataaaaaaacaatcaattataatcactagttaactacacgtggttgatattactagatattatctagcgtgtcctgcgttgcatataatctgactgagcatacaagtatctgactaaGCGGTGGTAGGCCAGAAGCAGGCGAGTAAAcatgaattcaaacagcactctcgtgtgttttgccagcagctctttgttgtacatcaagcattgcgctgtttatgacttcaagcctatcaactcccgagatgaggctggtgtaaccaaagtgaaatggctggctagttagcgcacgctactcgctctgagccttggggtggttgtttcccttgttctgcatgggtaacgctgtttcgatgtggtggctgttgttgtgttgctggttcgagcccagggaggagcgaggagagggatggaagctatactgttacactggcaatactaaagtgactataagaacatccaataggcaacggttaattaaatacaaatggtatagagggaaatagtcctataataactacaacttaaaacttattaactgggaatattgaagactcctgttaaaaggaaccaccagctttcatatggtCTCATGTTCGGAGCAAGGAACgttaacgttagctttcttacatagcacatgttgcacttttacttctccaacactttgtttttgcattatttaaaccaagttgaacatgtttcattatttacttgaggctaaatagattgtattgatgtattatattaagttaaaataagtgttcattcagtattgttgtaattgtcattattacaaatgcataaaaaatacatttaaaaaaaatcatccaATTAATCGGTATTTGCTttattggtcctccaataatcggtatcggcgttgaaaaatcataattggtcaacCTCTAGTCTGTATATTTCTCAGTTCACCATGTAACCTCTTCAAGTTCTGTGCCAGGAACACCAGCCTATTGACAGTTTCTGGCTTCAAAGTTGCCCTATGGTTTGTAACCACACTGCCCCCAGTGCTAAATGCCCTCTGAGGGTGAACTTGTGGCAGGGATGCCTAATGTAAGAAGCTTCCAAGACTCTACAATTGACTTATTTGCTGATTGTGGAGCAGTGGCAGCTTCTTTCTCTGTCTGGTCCTCTTCAAGAGCAAAGTCTCCCACAGCTGTGTTCCCTACCAGGAAGGCTTCTGTCTTGGAGACAGTTCACCTCCACCAGCTTCTCGGTGGTCATGAACCTTGGATCCAGAAAGGTAGCCATGGTGAGCAGCTCATCTGTTTCAGGGTTGGTGTATATGTCATTCAAGTAATTGAGGACCCTCATCTTAATCTCTCGGGTCAGTTTGGCTTCGCCCTCATTTTGATTTCAGAACCTCGTCTTAAGCAAAATGGAGAACCGGATTCAGATAAGACACACGTATGTCTCTCCTGACAGGGCATCTGTGAAAAGCTGGAGAGGCTTAAGTGCTGCCGTAGACTTGTGCGATGGCCTTTTCCTACTCCAGGACTCTTTCCATCTGCAGTCGGGATTCTGTGATGTGCTTGTGGAGGGGCAGGCTCAGTTTATCCTGTGCACTTGTCAGGGTCTTCTGCCTCTTCCACCTCGGAAAATGTGCTGACCACTTGCTCACTTCTGTGTCCTGGGAAACCCGAGGTTAGTTTTGGACGCTCCTCTCTGAAAAATAAAATGATGAGAAATAATTACGTATGAATCACAATCATTCAATAGAAATAACATTGAATCTgatgtaattatttatttatctgttattttaccaggtaagttgactgagaacacgttctcatttgtaGCAAcggcctggggaatagttacggGAGCGGAGGGGGatcaattgtaaactggggattattaggtgactgtgatggtttgagggccagattgggaatttagccaggacactggggttaacaccccaaCTCTTAAGATAAGTGCCAttggatctttagtgaccacagtcaggacacccgttttaacgtcccatccgaaagactgcaccccagtgtccccaatcactgccctggggcattgggatatttttttttttagaccagaggaaagagtgcctccactggccctccaacactacttccagcagcatctggtctcccatcctggaactgaccaggaccaaccctgcttagcttcagaagcaagccagcagtggcaTGCTGCTGGTAATTACAACAATTTACGGCAAGGACACTGGACTTGATTACAAATTTAATTCATCTATAGATTTACATACAGCTGTAGTGATTACGAGAGCACTATGTTGCTTtagaaaacaaacatttattaagTAGGCTATTATTGAAAGAGGATATATTGAAACCATAGGCTAATATCAATTATAAATAAAAGCAATGTCATGTTTGTATATTGCACACTCTTACAAATGTATAGATTTGCATAGCTGTATATATTCGGCTTAACGTATAAGAAGGGATCCGACAGGGTAGTCAGCTATAACTTTTAAGCATCGAGAAGGAATACAATAGTTATGTATTTTAAGTTATTTTTCTACCTCGTTCTGTGTTTTGGATGTTGAGACTTTACGGCTAGCAATATGTAGCCTGTCTGAAATACCCTAGTCTTGTCCATTTGTTCAGCTCCAATGCTTTGATGGTGTTCTGTCGGTAGTCATACATACTTTGCGCTACTCTTTCAAGCCCCAGGATGAAAATGCCTCCCTCAGCACAGATCAGTCTGAGTAGACTTTGCAAATTCACTGTCAAGCAGCCTCTGAGTGTTAAGAGGGAAAATGGAGCAGAGCTTCGCCACAGGCATGCTTGTAACTTCACAGCAAAGACAACTGCTTGTCTCTAGCCTAAATGGTGCTTGCTTGCTTTCTGCTCATTTTATAGAAATTCACAAACCATGTTGCAGACAGTTTTAAATTAATCCCGGGTCGCAGACGATTGTTTTGATAACAAACGTTCAgctatgttaactagctagcaaaCAACCTGTTAACTTGACAATAAGTTTAGGCAAATTTTGAGTTGGCACAGGAAAAAAGGAAAATGTTCTGCAACCCATGAGCAGTGCTTCAAAAGGTAGTTCATATAGGCCTAAACTATATCAATTTCTTTCTGGTGCGTAATATTGAAAAATGGAGCAATGTGTGTTTGAGCGACAGGTGTGTAtgagggtgagggagatggagtgtGTCTGTTATCTGAAGAGTGATGTTTTCTTGCAGTGTTTTCTCCTTACTGACACAATAACATGCAGATCATTTATACGTGTATATCACAGGAGGTTTGTGGCACCTCAATTGGGAAGTACGCGCTCGCGGTAATGGCCGGAGTGGAATAGTGTCAAACATGGTTTCGATGTGTTTGCCATTCCAGCCATTTATTATGACCCGTCCTCCCttaagcagcctccactgatgtataTTCCTTCCTCTCATTCCTCCAGCCAAATCACAGGTAGGCCTTTGCAAATATTAGTAAATCAGCCTTTTTATGCAGTAGTCTATTATACACTGAACAGTGTGAAGTTCAATGTGTACTATTGAGTGGAAGTGcgctttatttattttctctcctcaCTGAGGTATTGCGATAATACTCATGATACTTGGCCTGGTATTGTTGTAAAACACTTTTTTTATTATCGTGACATTCCTACTCATATCAGTCGTTGCCAAAGTGGATGTGACGCTGTGGATGGTGTACACAACCAGTTAAAGTTAGAGTATAATGTGGGATGCTAAGTCTTCAGCATGCCAGAGCTATAAGCTCATTGGTAGGAAGATGCAGTTAATTAATCCTATTAAACTAGAGCCTGACGAACTCCCTTTAGGGCAGATCAGACACTTCGTTTCCCAACGCTGAATACCTACGAGCTACTCAGTCCCTGGACAGGTTAGTCTCATAGGACCTTGTGCAAAGTGTGAGTTAGGCTTACATGTGTGGATCTCAAGTTAGGATCTAGCTCAAGTCAAAACAGCCATGAATGAATGGAGAATGTTAAGTCTCTCACTCATTAATTggcctccttccttctctttccctctgtccctgtctctcaggtgCTGGGGAGTCAGGGAAGAGTACCATTGTCAAACAGATGAAGTAAGTTTCTCGTTATCTAAATGGAAATGTTCACTTTAGGCGTATCAATGTCGTTCCATAACATATTTGAATAACAAGCAATAGGCCTAGTTGTTTATTCATGCTTTCTTTCTCCTGTTGTCCTACTCTGCCACGTCTTGCTactttccctcgctctctccctcccctcccaggaTCATCCATGAGGCGGGCTATTCAGAGGAGGAGTGTAAGCAGTACAAGGCAGTGGTGTACAGCAACACCATCCAGTCCATCATCGCCATCATCAGAGCCATGGGGCGCCTCAAGATAGACTTCGCTGAAGCAGCCAGAGCGGTGAGTGGAGTCGGACACTGGGAGATCTACATAATGATTCAAGAGCAGTTTTGTGCTTTttaaaaatatagatttttttttattccTTATAGTTAAGATTAGGTTTTGTGAGgtcaagctgatcctagatctgtgctgGGGAGTTCAGGAGTGTTGATGGTTAGTCTATGGGGTCAAATGGCAGGGGATAGGGTTGATGGTAGTTTTAATGGAGAGGTGAAGAAAAGTAATTCCCAGCTCAACCTCTATCCCTGACCTCAAAAAGATACAAATTTGTGATATTTCATAGATGGAAGAAGTTAATGGGTGGAAGTAAACAATATAGCTCAACTTCACCCACCCAGGTTACCAGAAGGTCTGTGTGGAATCTTAGGTTTAAAACAATAGGGAGAATGTCTGAATAAACCCTCCCTTACTGCTTCTGCCTCCTAACCGTTAGTTGTTTCATGTCCCTTACCAGGATGATGCTCGTCAGCTGTTTGTGCTGGCGGGATCAGCAGAGGAGGGCTTCATGACCGGTGAGCTGGCCGGAGTCATCCAGCGCCTCTGGAAGGACGGTGGGGTCCAGGCCTGCTTCGGCCGCTCACGAGAATACCAGCTCAATGACTCCGCTGCCTAGTGAGTAACGCGCGCACACACAGTCCTGCTTCAGAAAGTACATTAACCTCCTCCATACAACTGCGACATTCAACAAACTGCTAACACTGACCTCCCTATCCATCATTCTCTCCCAGTTATCTGAATGACCTGGACAGGATAGCCCACGGAGCGTACGTGCCCACCCAGCAAGATGTGCTGAGGACCAGGGTGAAGACCACTGGCATCGTGGAGACTCATTTCACCTTCAAAGACCTCCACTTCAAGTGAGACAGTCCCCAGTGTACCCACTCTAAGGGTGCATCTTAATAGTGTCTGAAACCACCTCATTTAACAGCTGTACCCACTAGTGCTCCTTTTTGACAAACACCAATGTTAAACTAGTGTATACACTCTTGTGTTATACAAGGAAAATTTTGACAGTAAAGACTTGTGAAGAGCATCATCAACCTCTGCAATATCAAAACCTCTACTTTGTGAGAAGGTGTTAGTTCAGTTAGCCATTATGTGAAAGACCAGTGGCCTGGCTTTGGCCCCATGTGAGAACATGAATGTCAGCGCCATGGTCCAGTGAGGCACGTGTGCCGGCCCACgtagatggaaacagaaaagtCTGAGCCTTGTGGGTAAATCCTGTATGGAGATGCGCCATGAGGGGGTTTCTCAACAGGCCAAAAGGTGTCGGTATGCTTCAATTCGGCCGGCGGCAAAGCGAACCGAATGAatgtgctcgcatactcccttaaaagaccttcgcTTGGAAAAACTAGAACAAAACAACGATAGTgctttgtccattttgagacagtagccagtatacacttcctcaaagtCAGAATGAATCTAAGAACTCTGAAATCTGTCATTGATTTTAAACTTTTTGCCAAGGAGATCTTAGTcgtgcaattttacatctaagatgTTTGGTGTAGTATTTCTCAATGGAGGAAATGTCCATGAAAACGAGTcgtctcgttgaatgacaactaAGAccttattgaagaatccctacagtTGACCAATCAGAtaaaggggcgtagacttcggctcccgacttcaactggcctcaaaaaaaaaaaaaacataaatctgTGCTCGAACAACCCCCTAAAAACCTTACCGACTTCCAAAACTAACAAACGTCAAATGTTATATTTGCACAAACTCTTCCGAACTGTTTTGGCTGGGAAGCATGCAGACGCCTTAAGCCAGCTGATGACAACCTCTGTAGTCTACAGAGGGTTCAGTTCAGGGCTAAAGTTTGCCAGCTGTAGTGTTCATGAGGAGTGTGATGGTTTGTGAGAGAATGCAAAACGTTTAATGTGGAGATGTTTGAAAATACTTTTTGAAAGTTTTGTGTGCGTGTTTGCTCATGTATACTAACAAATCCGTATGTGTATTTTCTCCCCAGAATGTTTGACGTGGGGGGTCAGAGGTCCGAGAGGAAGAAGTGGATACACTGCTTTGAGGGAGTCACCGCCATCATCTTCTGTGTGGCGCTCAGTGACTACGACCTTGTGCTGGCCGAGGATGAGGAGATGGTGAGACTCATCCCTTGCGCATCAGTCATTGATATTGCTCTCCCACACTCTGTAATCCTTATACACTCACTCACGCTTCGGTCATCTTTCTCATCTCATTTAATGCAATCCCTCAGTCATCTTTCATTCTTTCTCATATGAAAGTGTTAATTTATCCACAGATCGAGTTTCACATTTTCTGACCCTATTGTGTCAGGAAGCTTGAACTCCATCATCAGAACCATAGCAACAGTTGTGAAATATCTGTTTTATATGCCTTTAAAAATTATCATTTTTATTTCAAATAACAAACTTGCATGGTGTGATACACATGTTTGTGGGTAACTAAAAGCATTGTGTGGTTGTCTTTCTGTCCCTCAGAACCGGATGCATGAGAGCATGAAGCTATTTGACTCCATCTGCAACAACAAGTGGTTCACAGACACCTCCATCATCCTCTTCCTCAACAAGAAGGATCTGTTTGAGGAGAAGATCCAAAAGAGTCCTCTCACTATCTGTTACCCGGAGTACGCAGGTAAGAgttttagatatatatatatatatcattatcagcTACTCTACAATTCATCTTCAATCCCACATTTTAGTGAATGGTGCTAAGCCTTGCTCAGGTTGAACGCACAGCGAGTTCCAGGTCATCTTAATTGGAGTTATGTTGTGAAGATTATCAGATCTCACCACACCTGCAGTCAATTCTGTTTTCCAGTGTTTTTATATCATACTGTAAAACAGCTGAAACTAACATTTCAAAAGTGTAAAAACATTTgttcagtgttatttcctgatagttgctggttgaaaatacactgctcaaaaaaataaagggaacacttaaacaacacaatgtaactccaaggcaatcacacttctgtgaaatcaaactgtccacttaggaagcaatactgattgacaataaatttcacatgctgttgtgcaaatggaatagacaacaggtggaaattataggcaattagcaagacacccccaataaaggagtggttctgcaggtggggaccacagaccacttctcagttcctatgcttcctggctgatgttttgatcacttttgaatgctggcggtgctttcactctagtggtagcatgagactgagtctacaacccacacaagtggctcaggtagtgcagctcatccaggatggcacatcaatgcgagctgtggcaagaaggtttgctgtgtctgtcagcgtagtgtccagagcatggaggcgctaccaggagacatggaggagggcaacaacctagcagcaggaccgctacctccgcctttgcaaggaagagcactgccagagccctgcaaaatgacctccagcaggccacaaatgtgcatgtgtctgctcaaacggtcagaaacagactccatgagggtggtatgagggcctgacgtccacaagtgggggttgtgcttacagcccaacaccgtgcaggacgtttggcatttgccagagaacaccaagattggcaaattcgccactggcgccctgtgctcttaacagatgaaagcaggttcacactgagcacatgtgactgacgtgacagtctggagacgccatggagaacgttctgcctgcatcatcctccagcatgaccggtttggcggtgggccAGTCATGGtgtttggggggccgcacagccctccatgtgctcgccagaggtagcctgactgccattaggtaccgagatgagatcctcagaccccttgtgagaccatatgctggtgcggttggccctgggttcctcctaatgcaagacaatgctcgacctcatgtggctggagtgtgtcagcagttcctgcaagaggaaggcattgatgctatggaccgcccgttccccagacctgaatccaattgagcacatctgggacatcatgtctcgctccatctaccaactccacgttgcaccacagactgtccaggagcatgctcaggcattgtagggaggccatacaggcacgtggaggccacacacactacggagtctcattttgacttgttttaaggacattacatcaaagttggatcaacctgtagtgtggttttccactttaattttgagtgtgactccaaatccagacctccatgggttgataaatttgatttccattgatattttttgttttgtttttagttgtcagcacattcaactatgtaaagaaaaaagtatttaataagaatatttcattcagatctaggatgtgttattttttattttttttgagcagtgta encodes:
- the LOC135524253 gene encoding guanine nucleotide-binding protein G(i) subunit alpha-1-like → MGCTLSTGDKAAQERSKIIDRNLRDDGEKAAREVKLLLLGAGESGKSTIVKQMKIIHEAGYSEEECKQYKAVVYSNTIQSIIAIIRAMGRLKIDFAEAARADDARQLFVLAGSAEEGFMTGELAGVIQRLWKDGGVQACFGRSREYQLNDSAAYYLNDLDRIAHGAYVPTQQDVLRTRVKTTGIVETHFTFKDLHFKMFDVGGQRSERKKWIHCFEGVTAIIFCVALSDYDLVLAEDEEMNRMHESMKLFDSICNNKWFTDTSIILFLNKKDLFEEKIQKSPLTICYPEYAGSNTYEEAAAYIQCQFEDLNKRKDTKEIYTHFTCATDTKNVQFVFDAVTDVIIKNNLKDCGLF